Proteins found in one Paenibacillus wynnii genomic segment:
- a CDS encoding CD3324 family protein yields MSYVNGKDVLPPGLLEELQGYIQGELLYIPRKSEQRVKWGENSGSRKEIADRNEEIFCSYRSGNSLPELQQKYHLSEESLRKIISKMRLALNR; encoded by the coding sequence GTGAGTTACGTAAACGGAAAGGATGTGCTTCCCCCTGGCCTGCTCGAAGAGCTTCAGGGATACATCCAGGGTGAATTATTATACATCCCGAGAAAAAGTGAGCAAAGAGTAAAATGGGGCGAAAACAGTGGCTCGCGTAAGGAAATCGCTGATCGCAATGAAGAGATTTTCTGCTCATATCGGAGCGGGAACTCTCTACCGGAGCTGCAACAGAAATATCATTTGTCGGAGGAAAGCCTCCGTAAAATTATCTCAAAAATGCGGTTGGCACTAAATCGCTAG
- a CDS encoding replication-associated recombination protein A, whose amino-acid sequence MDLFSLGEDMGGGRLLADRMRPVNLDEYIGQELIIGRGKLLRRAIEADQVSSILLYGPPGCGKTTLAHIISHHTKAEFVRLNAVEASVKDVREVIERAQTNKSLYGSKTILFLDEVHRFNSSRQDALLPAVEKGTIIFIGATTENPFHYVNGALLSRSTLFQLESLTSEHSLIAMRRALADKDKGLGFMDLRVDEEALMHIASMANGDIRRALNALELAALTTAPLSDGSVHITLEVAEESIRRPIVKADESTQYDVLSAFHKSIRGSSDAALFWFLYAVEKLGMDPMTFIRRLIAASSEDIGLANPQAMVQAVSALDAYRNNGWPEARLNIVQAILFAVESPKSNAVVTAISRAMASIEEIKSAEVPLHLRDTHYKGASVLGHAGYQYPHDFPGHYVKQDYLPKAISRRVFYQATEQGNESKIRHNQGLRREP is encoded by the coding sequence ATGGATTTATTCTCTTTAGGGGAAGATATGGGCGGCGGCCGGCTGCTTGCGGATCGGATGCGCCCGGTCAATCTCGATGAATATATTGGTCAGGAGCTTATTATAGGCCGTGGCAAGCTGCTTCGAAGAGCCATTGAGGCCGATCAAGTATCTTCTATTCTTTTATATGGCCCGCCGGGCTGCGGCAAAACAACACTTGCTCATATTATCTCGCATCATACCAAGGCCGAGTTTGTCCGTCTCAATGCGGTGGAAGCCTCCGTCAAGGATGTAAGAGAAGTTATAGAGCGGGCTCAAACGAACAAATCTCTATACGGCTCCAAAACCATCTTATTTCTGGATGAGGTGCACCGTTTTAACAGCTCCCGTCAGGATGCCTTACTGCCAGCCGTAGAGAAAGGCACCATTATATTTATCGGGGCTACTACGGAGAATCCGTTCCACTACGTTAACGGGGCCTTATTGAGTCGTTCCACGCTGTTTCAGCTGGAGTCGCTTACGAGTGAACACAGCCTGATTGCGATGAGGAGAGCACTGGCGGATAAGGATAAAGGGCTGGGTTTTATGGACCTGCGAGTGGATGAGGAAGCTTTGATGCATATCGCATCGATGGCTAACGGGGATATTCGTCGTGCGCTGAACGCGCTGGAACTGGCTGCACTCACAACAGCACCATTAAGTGATGGAAGTGTGCATATTACGCTGGAGGTAGCGGAGGAGTCTATTCGGCGGCCGATTGTCAAAGCGGATGAATCCACGCAGTATGATGTGTTGTCCGCTTTTCATAAAAGCATTCGTGGCTCTAGCGACGCTGCTCTATTCTGGTTCTTGTATGCAGTGGAAAAGTTAGGTATGGATCCGATGACCTTCATCCGGCGATTAATCGCAGCCAGCAGTGAAGATATCGGGCTTGCCAATCCTCAGGCTATGGTTCAGGCAGTTAGTGCACTTGATGCTTACCGGAATAACGGTTGGCCCGAGGCGAGGCTGAATATCGTACAAGCTATTCTTTTTGCAGTGGAAAGTCCAAAGTCTAACGCTGTAGTCACGGCTATTTCCAGGGCTATGGCAAGTATCGAAGAAATTAAATCGGCAGAGGTTCCACTGCATTTACGTGATACGCACTACAAGGGAGCGAGTGTATTGGGACATGCCGGCTATCAGTATCCGCATGATTTCCCCGGTCATTATGTGAAGCAGGATTATTTACCTAAAGCCATTTCCCGGAGGGTCTTTTATCAAGCTACCGAACAGGGGAATGAAAGCAAGATCCGTCATAATCAAGGGCTTCGTCGGGAGCCTTAA
- the cymR gene encoding cysteine metabolism transcriptional regulator CymR, with translation MKISTKGRYGLTIMMELAIKYGEGPTSLKSIAEKNGLSEHYLEQLIAPLRNAGLVKSIRGAYGGYILSREVGSITAGDIIRVLEGPISPVDFTEEDDPAKRDLWIRIRDSIADVLDSTTLSDLINFKEESRADNYMFYI, from the coding sequence TTGAAAATATCTACAAAAGGACGTTACGGGTTGACCATTATGATGGAGCTTGCCATTAAATACGGTGAAGGTCCTACATCGCTCAAGAGCATCGCCGAGAAGAACGGATTGTCCGAGCATTACCTGGAGCAACTGATTGCCCCCTTGAGAAATGCCGGTCTTGTGAAGAGTATTCGCGGAGCTTATGGCGGCTACATTTTATCTCGTGAAGTGGGATCAATCACCGCGGGTGATATTATTCGTGTCTTGGAAGGACCTATATCTCCCGTAGACTTTACGGAGGAAGATGACCCGGCCAAACGTGACCTATGGATTCGTATTCGTGACAGTATTGCGGATGTACTTGATTCCACCACTTTGTCGGATCTGATTAACTTCAAAGAAGAAAGTCGTGCAGATAATTACATGTTCTATATTTAG
- a CDS encoding oligopeptide ABC transporter substrate-binding protein, whose product MRKPIRTKSLLFALMLVLLMLVAACSSNNNKETAEPTAAPSATEKAAEATAAPEAEDGLYSIEDFKADKTNQGEAIKGGTITYGLVSDTPFEGTLNWNFYSGDPDSHVLDWFDEGLLTWDANYVYTNDGAATYEVAEDGRTFTFTIRDNVNWQDGKPVKAEDWLFAHEVIGNPAYDGPRYGSDFTNIEGMDAYHAGKAKTISGIKVLSDKKLQITYVKSTPSLLTGSIWIYPLAKHIFGGMDVAKISASPEVRQKPIGFGPFKVESIVPGESVVFVRNDDYWRGAPVLDKVILKVINPTTIVQELKTGGVDLVDAFPVDQYPDNAKMSNVEFIGTTDMAYTYIGFKLGKWDAAKKAVAPDPKAKMADVNLRKAMWAAVDNDTVGKKFYNGLRWNATTLIPPSHPEYHDNDNPGVPFDPEAAKKLLDDAGYKLNGEFRTKPDGSELKINFMSMTGSDIAEPLAQYYVQSWKAIGLNVTLEMVEFNTFYDRVGSNGEDDPTVDVYQGAWNVGNDVDPAGLYGRVAIYNFPRYASEENDRLIAEGVSEKAFDVEVRKDIYKQWQELMVKEIPVFPTLYRAKVVPVNNRVLNYTIAQGSDIYLNQLAVSADKAAVAE is encoded by the coding sequence ATGAGAAAACCAATCCGTACAAAGTCTCTACTCTTTGCCTTAATGTTAGTGCTATTGATGTTGGTGGCTGCCTGCAGCTCCAACAACAACAAGGAGACGGCTGAGCCAACTGCAGCACCTTCCGCAACGGAGAAGGCGGCAGAGGCGACTGCGGCACCTGAAGCAGAAGACGGTCTTTATTCCATTGAGGATTTCAAAGCTGACAAAACAAACCAGGGTGAAGCAATTAAAGGCGGTACAATAACCTACGGCCTTGTTTCTGACACTCCTTTTGAAGGCACATTGAACTGGAACTTCTATTCCGGAGATCCGGACTCCCATGTATTGGATTGGTTCGATGAAGGTCTGTTAACCTGGGACGCTAACTACGTCTATACCAACGATGGTGCGGCCACTTATGAAGTTGCGGAGGACGGCCGAACATTCACCTTCACCATTCGCGACAATGTCAACTGGCAGGATGGGAAGCCGGTAAAGGCTGAAGACTGGCTGTTTGCACATGAAGTCATCGGTAACCCGGCCTATGACGGTCCGCGTTATGGCTCAGATTTTACTAATATCGAAGGTATGGATGCCTACCATGCGGGCAAGGCGAAGACCATTTCAGGAATTAAAGTGTTAAGTGATAAAAAACTGCAAATTACCTATGTCAAATCTACTCCATCCTTATTAACAGGAAGCATTTGGATCTATCCTTTAGCCAAACATATCTTTGGTGGTATGGATGTAGCTAAAATCTCTGCTTCACCCGAAGTACGCCAAAAGCCGATAGGCTTCGGACCCTTTAAAGTAGAAAGCATTGTTCCTGGTGAATCTGTGGTCTTTGTCAGAAATGATGATTACTGGCGCGGTGCACCTGTTCTGGATAAGGTTATTCTGAAGGTTATCAACCCAACAACCATTGTTCAGGAATTGAAAACTGGCGGTGTGGATCTGGTGGATGCATTCCCGGTCGATCAATATCCGGATAATGCAAAGATGTCGAATGTTGAGTTTATAGGTACGACAGACATGGCGTACACTTATATAGGCTTTAAGCTAGGTAAGTGGGATGCCGCTAAAAAGGCAGTAGCTCCAGATCCGAAGGCCAAGATGGCCGATGTGAACCTGCGTAAAGCGATGTGGGCGGCGGTTGATAATGATACTGTCGGCAAAAAGTTCTATAATGGTCTACGCTGGAATGCTACGACATTAATACCGCCATCACATCCCGAATATCACGATAATGATAATCCGGGCGTTCCTTTTGATCCGGAAGCAGCTAAAAAGCTTCTAGATGATGCCGGATACAAGCTCAATGGTGAGTTCAGAACGAAGCCGGATGGCAGTGAGCTTAAGATTAATTTTATGTCCATGACTGGTTCAGATATCGCAGAACCGTTAGCGCAGTATTATGTTCAGTCTTGGAAGGCTATAGGTCTTAATGTGACCTTGGAAATGGTCGAATTTAATACTTTCTATGATCGTGTTGGCTCCAATGGTGAGGATGATCCAACCGTTGATGTATATCAAGGCGCATGGAATGTAGGTAATGATGTAGATCCAGCTGGCCTTTATGGGCGGGTTGCCATTTATAATTTCCCGCGTTATGCCAGTGAAGAGAATGATCGTTTGATCGCAGAGGGAGTTTCTGAGAAAGCCTTTGACGTCGAAGTTCGGAAAGATATTTATAAACAATGGCAGGAGTTAATGGTTAAGGAGATCCCGGTTTTCCCTACCCTGTACCGTGCCAAGGTTGTACCGGTCAATAACCGGGTTCTGAATTATACCATCGCGCAAGGAAGCGACATCTATTTGAATCAACTGGCTGTTTCTGCGGATAAAGCAGCTGTGGCTGAATAA
- a CDS encoding ABC transporter permease, translated as MEVIAVAKLGVETTMRLDTDRSPSSWRIIWREIVRDKLALISLIFLVLIITGVYGISLFLDQKQIVSVDLFALYEKPSAKFWLGTDYGGRDVFGQLIIGTRNSLSIGIIVTVFTGIIGILVGLVSGYFGGTIDNVFMRILDFFMILPMLMIVIAFVTAVPKYNTLSFSLIMTAFLWMGIARLIRSKTLQEKELDYVQASKTVGSSNLKIMFTQVLPNLSSIIIVTMTLNLAANIGLESGLSFLGFGFPETTPSLGTLVSYARNPQTLEFRWWIWLPASLLILVLMLSINNVGQALKRATDARQRKG; from the coding sequence ATGGAGGTGATTGCAGTGGCAAAGCTAGGTGTTGAAACAACTATGAGGCTGGATACAGACAGAAGCCCCTCGAGCTGGAGGATTATTTGGCGGGAAATTGTGCGGGATAAGCTGGCTTTGATCTCGTTGATATTTCTAGTCTTGATCATAACCGGTGTCTATGGGATTTCCTTATTTTTGGATCAAAAGCAGATCGTATCCGTTGATTTATTTGCACTCTATGAGAAACCCTCGGCGAAGTTCTGGTTAGGTACAGATTATGGGGGTCGGGATGTCTTCGGGCAACTCATTATTGGAACAAGGAACTCCCTGAGCATAGGGATTATAGTTACTGTATTTACTGGAATCATTGGCATTTTAGTAGGCTTGGTATCCGGATATTTCGGTGGAACCATAGATAATGTTTTTATGAGAATCTTAGATTTCTTTATGATCCTGCCCATGCTGATGATTGTTATCGCCTTCGTGACCGCAGTTCCTAAATACAATACGTTATCCTTCTCACTGATTATGACAGCCTTTCTATGGATGGGGATAGCGAGATTAATTCGCTCGAAAACCTTGCAGGAAAAGGAGCTTGATTACGTTCAAGCTTCCAAAACAGTAGGTTCCTCCAACCTCAAGATTATGTTCACTCAAGTTCTGCCGAATTTAAGTTCTATTATCATCGTAACGATGACATTGAACTTGGCCGCCAACATCGGATTGGAGTCAGGGTTGTCCTTTCTCGGCTTTGGCTTTCCGGAGACCACACCCAGCCTAGGGACTCTAGTCAGCTATGCAAGGAATCCGCAAACCCTGGAATTCAGATGGTGGATATGGTTACCCGCATCTTTGCTGATCTTGGTATTGATGTTGAGTATAAATAACGTTGGTCAAGCGCTTAAGCGTGCGACGGACGCAAGACAAAGAAAAGGATAA
- the opp4B gene encoding oligopeptide ABC transporter permease, whose amino-acid sequence MWKIIVRRIMIMIPQIFVLSLLVFLMAKAMPGDALTGLLDPSIDPAALDAMREKLGLNNPWYIQYWDWISNAIQGDFGQSFRFKMPVSELIGQRLMNTVWLSVVTLILIYLIAIPLGIISGRFNDTWLDRLITGYTYLGFAAPLFIFSLLMLWVFGFHFQWFPTGGSVGPGKVPGSLSYMISKFFHLLLPAISIALISTVGTVQYLRNEIIDTKQKDYILTARAKGASESRVYNRHILRNSLLPIAAFFGYEITGLIGGTIFVESIFSYPGMGTLFLSSITIRDFSVVTALVLLYGIASILGALLSDIILSIVDPRIRIK is encoded by the coding sequence ATGTGGAAGATAATTGTACGCCGAATTATGATTATGATCCCGCAAATATTTGTATTAAGTCTTCTGGTTTTTCTTATGGCCAAGGCAATGCCGGGGGATGCCCTAACAGGATTGCTCGATCCCAGCATTGACCCAGCCGCACTGGATGCTATGAGGGAAAAGCTAGGGTTAAATAATCCATGGTATATACAATATTGGGATTGGATAAGCAATGCGATTCAAGGGGACTTTGGTCAATCCTTTCGCTTCAAAATGCCGGTATCGGAGCTGATCGGTCAACGGCTGATGAATACGGTCTGGCTGTCTGTGGTCACGCTCATTCTTATTTATCTGATTGCTATTCCTCTGGGGATTATTAGCGGTCGGTTTAACGATACATGGTTAGATCGTTTGATTACAGGCTATACCTACCTTGGATTCGCCGCTCCGTTGTTTATTTTTTCCTTATTAATGCTATGGGTGTTCGGATTCCATTTTCAGTGGTTCCCAACGGGAGGAAGCGTAGGTCCGGGTAAGGTGCCGGGAAGTTTAAGCTACATGATAAGTAAATTTTTTCACTTGCTGCTGCCTGCTATATCCATTGCTCTAATCTCAACCGTTGGCACCGTTCAATATTTACGGAATGAAATTATTGATACGAAGCAAAAAGACTATATTCTAACCGCCCGGGCCAAAGGTGCCTCGGAGTCGAGAGTCTATAATCGTCATATATTACGGAACTCTTTACTTCCTATAGCTGCGTTTTTTGGTTATGAAATCACCGGGTTAATTGGAGGTACCATCTTTGTGGAGAGTATTTTCAGTTATCCAGGAATGGGGACATTGTTCCTAAGCTCCATAACCATTCGAGATTTCAGCGTAGTTACGGCACTTGTGCTTTTGTATGGGATTGCATCCATTCTTGGCGCCTTGCTGTCGGACATTATCTTAAGCATCGTTGATCCTCGGATCCGAATTAAATAA
- a CDS encoding ABC transporter ATP-binding protein, whose product MREELLEIKNLSTSFRIADHYYAAVDDVTLTVRKNEILAIVGESGSGKSALAFSIMGLHTRANIDGHIYYKGKDIVGMPSAALNKLRGNEMSMIFQDPLSALNPLMIVGAQIEEALILHDSKLSKKQRKEKVLDLLSKVGIPRPDHTYQQYPHELSGGMRQRVVIAIAIANEPKLLIADEPTTALDVTIQLQILELIKHLKDDIEAGIILITHDLGVVSEMADRVAVMYAGQIVEIADIYTLTSRAKHPYTRSLLNSIPTVKEEKSRLHVIQGMVPSLQNLPRAGCRFAARIPWIAPSEHEDDPKLHEVAPGHFVRCSCYKNFHFPERTEEVHTHGTS is encoded by the coding sequence TTGAGAGAAGAGCTTCTGGAGATCAAGAATTTAAGCACTTCATTTAGAATTGCTGATCATTATTATGCTGCAGTTGACGATGTTACGCTGACCGTTCGAAAAAATGAGATTTTAGCTATAGTCGGGGAGTCTGGGTCAGGGAAGAGTGCACTTGCCTTTTCGATTATGGGGTTGCACACCAGGGCTAACATTGACGGACATATCTATTACAAGGGGAAGGATATTGTGGGTATGCCTTCTGCCGCCTTAAATAAGCTGCGCGGGAATGAAATGTCGATGATTTTTCAAGACCCCTTATCTGCACTAAACCCATTAATGATCGTCGGCGCCCAGATTGAAGAAGCACTGATCCTACATGATTCCAAGCTCTCTAAGAAACAAAGGAAAGAGAAAGTCCTCGATTTGTTGTCAAAGGTGGGGATTCCCCGGCCTGATCATACATATCAGCAGTACCCCCATGAATTGTCCGGAGGAATGAGGCAGCGGGTAGTTATAGCCATTGCTATCGCCAACGAGCCCAAGCTGTTAATCGCGGATGAGCCGACTACGGCGCTTGATGTGACCATCCAATTGCAGATTCTCGAGCTGATCAAACACCTGAAGGACGATATCGAAGCCGGAATTATTTTAATTACACATGATTTAGGCGTGGTTAGCGAGATGGCTGACCGTGTTGCGGTAATGTATGCCGGGCAAATTGTTGAAATCGCAGATATATACACGCTAACTTCCCGTGCAAAGCACCCTTATACTCGGTCTTTATTAAACTCAATACCTACGGTCAAGGAGGAGAAGTCCAGATTGCATGTCATTCAGGGAATGGTTCCTTCTCTGCAAAATCTTCCTCGCGCGGGCTGTCGTTTCGCTGCTCGTATCCCTTGGATTGCACCCTCGGAGCATGAGGATGATCCGAAGCTGCATGAAGTAGCTCCAGGTCATTTCGTACGCTGCAGTTGCTACAAGAATTTTCACTTTCCTGAACGGACTGAGGAGGTACACACCCATGGGACTTCTTGA
- a CDS encoding ABC transporter ATP-binding protein — translation MGLLEVRDLKVHFPIRGGLFHRDVGEVKAVDNVSFTIEPGQTYGLVGESGSGKTTTGRAIIGLNSISAGSVIFEGQDLALKGVRKQRNVRKDIQMIFQDPYSSLNPKKRVLDIIAEPLRNFERLSPGEEKRKVQELLLQVGLSPENIYKYPHEFSGGQRQRIGIARAIALKPKLIIADEPVSALDVSVQAQVLNFMQDIQKDLKLTYLFISHDLGIIRHMCDHIGIMYKGRHVEQGTAKDIFNNPQHIYTKRLLAAIPDIDPLQREKQTQFRKSVRIEYEQAYRDYFDEEGLAYSLKAISDTHLVALPEKG, via the coding sequence ATGGGACTTCTTGAAGTTAGAGATCTAAAGGTTCATTTTCCAATACGAGGGGGGCTATTCCACAGGGATGTTGGAGAGGTCAAGGCGGTAGACAATGTCAGCTTCACGATTGAGCCAGGGCAGACCTATGGGTTGGTAGGAGAATCAGGTTCCGGCAAAACAACAACGGGCCGAGCCATTATTGGGCTGAATTCTATTTCTGCCGGCAGTGTTATTTTTGAAGGGCAGGATTTGGCTCTTAAAGGGGTAAGGAAACAAAGAAATGTCCGCAAGGATATTCAAATGATTTTTCAGGACCCGTACTCTTCCTTGAATCCTAAGAAGCGTGTGTTGGATATTATTGCTGAGCCGCTGCGGAATTTTGAAAGGTTATCTCCCGGGGAGGAAAAACGCAAGGTGCAGGAGCTGCTTTTGCAGGTTGGCTTAAGCCCCGAGAATATTTATAAATATCCGCACGAATTCTCAGGAGGACAGCGACAGCGGATCGGCATTGCCAGAGCTATTGCTCTGAAGCCCAAACTTATCATTGCAGATGAACCGGTCTCCGCGTTGGATGTCTCGGTGCAGGCTCAGGTCCTGAATTTTATGCAGGATATTCAAAAGGACTTGAAGCTTACCTATCTCTTTATCAGCCATGATCTCGGCATTATCCGGCATATGTGTGATCACATTGGAATCATGTATAAAGGGCGCCATGTGGAGCAGGGGACAGCTAAGGATATTTTTAACAATCCACAGCATATTTATACCAAACGTCTTCTAGCAGCCATACCTGACATCGATCCCCTACAGCGTGAAAAGCAGACGCAATTTCGAAAGTCTGTACGTATTGAGTATGAGCAAGCCTACCGGGATTATTTTGATGAAGAAGGATTGGCCTACTCCTTAAAAGCCATTTCTGACACTCATCTGGTGGCATTGCCCGAGAAAGGTTGA
- the mnmA gene encoding tRNA 2-thiouridine(34) synthase MnmA, which yields MTKAIENTRVVVGMSGGVDSSVTALLLKQQGYDVIGIFMKNWDDTDEFGVCTAETDAEDVRRVCEQIDIPYYTVNFEKEYFDKVFSYFLDEYKAGRTPNPDVMCNREIKFGEFLNRALQLGADYVATGHYARVVEEDGVFKLLRGVDSNKDQTYFLNALNQYQLSKAMFPIGHLPKPEVRRIAEEAGLFTAKKKDSTGVCFIGERNFREFLSQYLPAQSGDMVDIATGETKGRHEGLMYYTLGQRQGLGIGGSGTGEPWFVADKDLSRNVLYVVQGDKHHSLYSTSLEASGVNWINGVDLESAPLRCTAKFRYRQPDQGVTLTAGSNGNVHVAFDVQQKAITPGQAVVFYQGELCLGGGTIESAEKVVPLSQ from the coding sequence ATGACAAAAGCAATTGAAAATACGCGTGTCGTCGTCGGCATGTCCGGAGGAGTCGATTCCTCTGTCACAGCACTTTTGCTTAAGCAGCAGGGCTATGACGTAATTGGTATCTTCATGAAGAACTGGGACGACACCGATGAATTTGGCGTTTGCACAGCCGAAACCGATGCGGAAGATGTACGACGTGTTTGTGAACAGATTGATATCCCTTACTATACCGTTAATTTCGAGAAGGAATACTTCGATAAAGTATTTTCCTATTTCCTCGATGAATATAAGGCCGGCCGAACACCGAACCCTGATGTCATGTGCAACCGTGAGATTAAATTCGGCGAATTCCTGAATCGCGCGCTTCAGCTTGGTGCTGATTATGTGGCTACAGGGCATTATGCGCGTGTAGTAGAAGAAGACGGTGTCTTCAAGCTTCTGCGTGGTGTGGACAGTAATAAAGATCAAACCTACTTCCTGAATGCACTGAATCAATATCAGCTCTCCAAGGCCATGTTCCCCATCGGTCACCTTCCTAAACCGGAAGTACGGAGAATAGCTGAAGAAGCAGGACTCTTTACCGCAAAGAAAAAAGACAGCACCGGCGTCTGTTTTATCGGTGAACGTAACTTCCGTGAATTTCTAAGCCAATATCTGCCTGCCCAATCCGGGGATATGGTTGATATCGCTACGGGGGAAACTAAAGGCCGCCACGAAGGCTTGATGTATTATACTTTGGGACAACGTCAAGGTCTCGGCATTGGCGGATCGGGTACGGGAGAGCCTTGGTTCGTTGCAGATAAAGATTTAAGCCGCAATGTTCTGTACGTAGTACAAGGAGACAAGCATCACAGCTTGTACTCTACCAGTCTGGAAGCTTCCGGTGTGAACTGGATTAATGGTGTGGATTTGGAATCCGCTCCCCTGCGCTGCACGGCTAAGTTCCGTTATCGTCAGCCTGATCAAGGTGTAACCCTGACGGCAGGCTCAAATGGGAATGTTCATGTTGCCTTCGACGTTCAGCAAAAGGCGATTACACCTGGACAAGCGGTTGTATTCTACCAAGGAGAACTTTGTCTCGGTGGGGGAACGATTGAAAGTGCAGAGAAGGTTGTACCTTTGTCACAATAA